The proteins below come from a single Natranaerofaba carboxydovora genomic window:
- a CDS encoding dihydroorotate dehydrogenase electron transfer subunit: MNLLDATVKSNSKINKKIYKLVIHSEVLAGQINPGQFVHIKCTPGMDPLLRRPFSIYDVDQDKKLISICYVIVGEGTKRLAEIGPGEVLSVMGPLGKGFDVVQDKKICVIGGGMGIAPLFYLSTELLRYNNEVIAVLGAKSSDDFIFSDDFSGLNKLKLEYVTEDGSLGHKGLVTDVFEEKIANNLSKSENKDKTIYSCGPMPMLRKVKSIAVNEEIPCQLSLEAKMGCAVGACLGCAVNSSREGSYLKVCKDGPVFYVDEVEL, encoded by the coding sequence GTGAATCTACTTGATGCGACGGTGAAGTCTAATTCTAAAATAAATAAAAAAATTTACAAGTTAGTTATTCACTCGGAGGTTTTGGCCGGTCAGATAAACCCCGGCCAATTTGTCCACATTAAGTGTACCCCGGGTATGGATCCACTGCTTAGAAGGCCATTTAGCATTTATGATGTTGACCAAGATAAAAAACTTATATCTATTTGTTATGTTATAGTAGGTGAAGGTACTAAACGTTTAGCTGAAATAGGTCCAGGTGAAGTTTTGTCTGTAATGGGCCCACTGGGTAAAGGTTTTGATGTGGTTCAGGATAAAAAAATATGTGTGATAGGTGGAGGCATGGGTATCGCTCCTCTTTTTTACCTATCAACAGAACTTCTGAGATATAATAATGAAGTGATAGCAGTTCTAGGTGCAAAAAGTAGTGATGATTTTATTTTTAGTGATGATTTTTCTGGTCTAAACAAACTAAAACTAGAGTATGTTACGGAGGATGGAAGCCTGGGTCACAAAGGGCTTGTTACAGATGTATTTGAGGAAAAAATAGCTAACAATCTTTCGAAAAGTGAAAATAAAGATAAAACAATCTACAGCTGTGGTCCTATGCCGATGCTAAGGAAAGTTAAAAGTATTGCAGTCAATGAAGAAATTCCATGTCAGCTTTCTTTAGAAGCTAAAATGGGATGTGCTGTAGGGGCTTGTCTTGGCTGTGCAGTTAATTCTTCTAGAGAAGGTTCTTATCTTAAGGTATGTAAAGATGGACCTGTATTTTATGTAGACGAGGTGGAACTGTAA
- a CDS encoding dihydroorotate dehydrogenase, which produces MRDYNKSNFNDNIIDSNRLSVDLAGLNFKNPVLVSSGTFGFGFEYADYFDPSILGGLVTKGITLKPRQGNSPPRLWETPAGVLNSIGLENPGVEGFIDDYLEKMNNSFSTNVIVNIAENSVEEYSEIASRLDDVKEKGIDALEVNISCPNVKQGGMAFGSSPDTANQVLKAVRKETNLPIIAKLSPNVTDPAEIAVAVEEAGCDAISLINTVLGMGIDVYTEKPVFNNVFAGLSGPAIKPIGVRIMWQVASKVNVPLIGMGGIMNYEDALEYMLAGASLVSIGVGNFVDPQIVPNIINDLDKHIEDRNYSSINELIGKARSI; this is translated from the coding sequence ATGAGAGACTATAACAAAAGTAACTTTAATGATAATATAATTGATAGTAATAGACTATCAGTTGATTTAGCAGGTCTAAATTTTAAGAATCCAGTTTTGGTTAGTTCTGGTACTTTTGGTTTTGGTTTTGAATATGCAGATTACTTTGATCCTTCTATTTTAGGTGGGCTTGTAACCAAAGGGATAACTCTAAAACCAAGACAAGGTAATTCCCCACCAAGGCTATGGGAAACACCTGCTGGTGTATTAAATTCTATTGGACTAGAAAATCCTGGTGTAGAAGGGTTTATAGATGATTATTTGGAAAAAATGAATAATAGTTTCTCTACAAATGTTATAGTCAATATCGCTGAAAACTCCGTAGAAGAATATTCAGAGATTGCCTCGAGACTAGATGACGTAAAAGAAAAAGGTATAGATGCTCTAGAAGTAAATATATCCTGCCCTAATGTAAAACAAGGTGGAATGGCTTTTGGTTCTTCTCCTGATACAGCAAACCAGGTGCTAAAAGCTGTTCGAAAAGAAACTAATTTACCAATAATAGCCAAACTTAGTCCTAATGTGACAGATCCTGCAGAAATAGCTGTTGCCGTAGAGGAGGCAGGTTGTGATGCCATATCGCTTATTAATACGGTTTTGGGCATGGGGATAGACGTATATACCGAAAAACCTGTTTTTAATAATGTATTTGCTGGACTATCAGGCCCTGCTATAAAGCCTATTGGTGTTAGGATTATGTGGCAGGTGGCAAGCAAGGTAAATGTACCTCTTATTGGAATGGGTGGGATCATGAATTATGAAGATGCTCTTGAGTATATGCTTGCAGGTGCAAGCTTGGTGTCAATCGGAGTAGGAAATTTTGTTGATCCCCAAATAGTACCTAATATCATTAATGATTTAGACAAACACATTGAAGATCGGAATTATTCTTCTATTAATGAATTGATTGGCAAAGCTAGAAGTATATAA